A genomic region of Miscanthus floridulus cultivar M001 chromosome 3, ASM1932011v1, whole genome shotgun sequence contains the following coding sequences:
- the LOC136542795 gene encoding pentatricopeptide repeat-containing protein At3g18020-like, which yields MGAVSPPLPSPHLHHQGLDPDHLLRLVDALCASGRSAEAHRRASLLLLSPACRLDARAADAILRRLLRADTPLLTLRLLQLLPTAPASAPSLPNRNRLLAHLCRAGHVLLAHRLLLRMGAAPDAVSYSALLDGYARVPDPRAARRLLDEMPARGVAPTSLARSFLAKALLRARDVNAAMELVDATLWPSAAAGGDRLGDGGEDQEITNAAFANLVQCLCAEGFFHVVFRVAEEMPQQRCGVGDDFAYAQMIDSLCRAGQHHGASRIVYVMRKRGMRPSDVSYNCIVHGLCTSPKPGACLRAHQLVMEGTSFGYRPREVTYKVLVDELCRENELAKAKDVLELMLQPTVQCGQDSSGDVGEETRTRLYNVFLGALGEETRTRIYNVFLGALRVVDNPSEQLGVLVSMLQAGCKPDVITMNTVIHGFCKSGRTQEARRIMDDMLSGKFCAPDVVTFTTLISGYLGAGGHAEALEVLHSLMPRRRCSPTVVTYNCVLKGLFGIGQVDTAMQLLEEMSANKISADSVTHTVVIKGLCDAGLVEKAKEFWDNVVWPSGIHDNYVYSAIFRGLCKQSKLEQACDFMYELVDCGVAPSVVCYNILIDAACRQGSNKLAYQLVKEMKRNGLAPDAVTWRILSKLHHYDKEKQEGNHHRTFDVDRISTEDRVEPLVLTKDMMPLLPSSENFCEVNEDYNAAESEEEIGYLKDMASKAEAEDVGYSKKMTVEEAPDNTNATKKQGNCLMDNPTRGTTIDKGDITWEDGLKNSNNQHSVREPLSTVAKKVFGLL from the coding sequence ATGGGCGCCGTGAGCCCTCCGCTGCCGTCCCCGCACCTGCACCACCAGGGCCTGGACCCGGACCACCTGCTCCGCCTGGTGGACGCGCTCTGCGCGTCCGGCCGCTCCGCGGAGGCGCACCGCCGCGcgtccctgctcctcctctccccGGCGTGCCGCCTCGACGCGCGAGCCGCCGACGCGATCCTTCGCCGTCTCCTGCGCGCCGACACGCCACTCCTCACGCTCCGCCTCCTCCAATTGCTGCCCACCGCGCCCGCGTCCGCGCCCTCCCTCCCCAACCGCAACCGCCTGCTCGCACACCTCTGCCGCGCGGGGCACGTCCTCCTCGCgcaccgcctcctcctccgcaTGGGCGCGGCTCCGGACGCCGTGTCCTACTCCGCGCTCCTCGACGGGTACGCGCGAGTGCCCGACCCTCGCGCCGCGCGGAGGCTGCTCGACGAAATGCCCGCCCGCGGGGTCGCGCCCACCTCCCTCGCGCGCTCGTTCCTCGCCAAGGCGCTCCTCCGCGCCCGCGACGTCAACGCGGCGATGGAGCTCGTCGACGCCACCCTCTGGCCCagcgcggcggcgggcggcgatCGGCTCGGGGACGGCGGGGAGGACCAGGAGATCACCAACGCCGCGTTCGCCAACCTCGTGCAGTGCCTCTGCGCCGAGGGGTTCTTCCACGTCGTGTTCCGGGTCGCCGAGGAGATGCCGCAGCAGCGGTGCGGCGTGGGCGACGACTTCGCGTACGCGCAGATGATCGACTCTCTGTGCCGGGCCGGGCAGCACCACGGCGCGTCCAGGATCGTGTACGTCATGAGGAAGAGAGGGATGCGCCCGAGCGACGTCTCCTACAACTGCATTGTTCACGGGCTGTGCACCAGCCCCAAGCCCGGTGCCTGCCTAAGAGCGCACCAGCTGGTGATGGAAGGCACGAGTTTCGGGTACCGCCCGAGGGAGGTGACGTACAAGGTGCTCGTGGACGAGCTGTGCCGGGAGAATGAGCTCGCCAAGGCCAAGGATGTCCTGGAGCTGATGCTGCAGCCCACCGTTCAGTGTGGCCAGGACAGTAGTGGAGATGTGGGTGAGGAGACCAGGACAAGGCTATACAATGTGTTTCTTGGGGCACTGGGTGAGGAGACCAGGACAAGGATATACAATGTGTTTCTTGGGGCACTGCGTGTTGTGGACAACCCGAGCGAGCAGCTTGGCGTGCTTGTGTCCATGCTTCAGGCTGGATGCAAACCGGATGTGATCACCATGAACACTGTCATCCATGGCTTCTGCAAGTCTGGGAGGACCCAGGAGGCAAGGAGGATCATGGACGACATGCTCAGTGGGAAGTTTTGTGCTCCTGATGTTGTCACCTTCACCACACTCATATCTGGATACCTGGGTGCAGGTGGTCATGCAGAGGCCCTTGAAGTGCTGCACTCTTTGATGCCTAGGCGTCGGTGCTCCCCAACTGTTGTTACTTACAACTGTGTCCTCAAGGGATTGTTTGGCATTGGGCAAGTTGATACAGCAATGCAGTTGCTTGAGGAAATGAGTGCCAATAAGATCTCTGCTGATTCTGTGACTCATACTGTTGTGATCAAAGGGCTCTGTGATGCAGGGCTGGTCGAGAAGGCAAAGGAATTCTGGGACAATGTCGTCTGGCCGTCAGGGATACATGACAACTATGTATACAGTGCAATCTTCAGAGGTCTCTGCAAACAGAGCAAACTGGAACAGGCGTGTGATTTCATGTACGAGTTGGTGGATTGTGGGGTTGCTCCCAGTGTAGTGTGCTACAACATACTCATAGACGCTGCCTGCAGGCAGGGATCAAATAAGTTAGCATATCAGTTAGTTAAGGAGATGAAAAGAAATGGACTAGCACCAGATGCTGTTACTTGGAGGATTCTTAGCAAACTGCATCACTatgacaaggaaaaacaagaaggGAACCATCATCGAACGTTTGATGTGGATCGAATTTCTACAGAAGACAGAGTGGAGCCTCTCGTCTTGACTAAAGATATGATGCCTTTGCTGCCAtcttctgaaaatttttgtgaagtTAATGAGGATTATAACGCAGCTGAGTCTGAGGAAGAGATTGGCTATTTAAAAGATATGGCTAGTAAAGCTGAAGCCGAGGATGTTGGATACTCAAAAAAAATGACAGTGGAGGAAGCACCAGATAATACTAATGCAACCAAAAAACAGGGAAATTGTCTGATGGATAATCCAACAAGGGGAACAACAATTGACAAGGGTGATATAACTTGGGAAGATGGCCTTAAGAACTCAAATAACCAACATTCAGTAAGAGAGCCACTCTCTACAGTGGCAAAAAAGGTGTTTGGGCTATTGTAG
- the LOC136547460 gene encoding large ribosomal subunit protein eL22z-like — protein MARGVAAAKGGGAAGKKKGSVAFTIDCTKPVEDKIMEIASLEKFLQERIKVAGGKAGSLGDSVTISREKTKVTVTSDGPFSKRYLKYLTKKYLKKHNVRDWLRVIAANKDRSVYELRYFNIAENEGEEED, from the exons ATGGCGCGCGGCGTGGCTGCGGCGAAGGGCGGCGGGGCCGCGGGCAAGAAGAAGGGGTCGGTCGCCTTCACGATCGACTGCACCAAGCCCGTGGAGGACAAGATCATGGAGATCGCCTCGCTCGAGAAGTTCCTGCAGGAGCGCATCAAGGTCGCTGGCGGCAAGGCCGGCAGCCTCGGCGACTCCGTCACCATCTCCCGCGAGAAGACGAAGGTCACCGTCACCTCCGACGGGCCCTTCTCCAAGAG GTACCTGAAGTACTTGACCAAGAAGTACTTGAAGAAGCATAACGTGAGGGATTGGCTACGCGTGATTGCAGCCAACAAGGACCGCAGTGTCTATGAGCTCCGGTACTTCAACATCGCCGAGAATGAGGGCGAGGAAGAAGATTAG
- the LOC136547458 gene encoding uncharacterized protein → MAEEKGALQSAREWVVEHKLRAVGTLWLSGIVGSIAYNWSRPGMKTSVKIIHARLHAQALTLAALAGSALVEYYDHQQGSGSKVHQYAKQFLSSDSDSNSSPQKE, encoded by the exons ATGGCGGAGGAGAAGGGCGCGCTGCAGTCGGCGAGGGAGTGGGTCGTGGAGCACAAGCTCCGGGCCGTCG GGACGCTGTGGCTCAGCGGGATCGTCGGCTCCATCGCCTACAACTGGTCCAGGCCGGGCATGAAGACCAGCGTCAAGATCATCCACGCCAG GCTGCATGCTCAGGCTCTCACACTGGCTGCCTTGGCTGGGTCTGCGCTGGTGGAGTACTACGATCATCAACAAGGGTCAGGGTCGAAAGTTCACCAATATGCAAAGCAGTTCCTATCATCTGATAGTGATAGCAATAGCAGCCCACAAAAAGAGTAG
- the LOC136544670 gene encoding uncharacterized protein, with amino-acid sequence MVSDLRDMPQPGYKSSWMFSNSWQVFTGREADLDRINRAHIVLLPKVEGACQPKDSRPVSLQNWPVKIITKVLTSRLQKHIQSLVDVDQTGFIKGRSILENFVYATELVQHCHRRRYPTVVIKLDFAKAFDPVSWDMLTVLWAKKFPAVWLSWMEKLMVTSHSAVLVNGCPGQWIRCKRSLRQETWEVDTASKQVSDRVLVWMLSSMEPIIREQVKTLTTPAEVWSELERQFAGKSNKMQATRIMHELTHLKQGSRSVVEYAGEVKKLYRDLHYYHPFEAVDKKDLAIHHTWFQSFVSKLFLDGLNQEFDLRRQLIFSKSEWPTLDEIISSIIEEETRLSHPKVDDYKAVVVSVVLSMKKGRIFVPRGDQEKISKAICDHFPKNGHTIEKCFKLHGFPPRWKKGGKSQPGGVRGANWNRANHIASEKELPVVDAQALEKYNSKLKLSEGSSSTQGSSTNSSYHATSQGKDKVCVADGSMVPITGRGSIRS; translated from the exons AGCACACATCGTGCTGTTGCCGAAAGTAGAAGGTGCCTGCCAGCCAAAAGACTCCAGGCCCGTCTCTCTTCAGAATTGGCCTGTGAAGATCATTACCAAAGTACTGACCTCGCGTCTGCAGAAACACATCCAGAGCCTAGTGGACGTGGACCAAACCGGCTTCATCAAAGGCCGTTCCATCTTGGAAAATTTCGTCTACGCTACTGAGCTAGTCCAGCACTGCCACCGTCGAAGATATCCAACTGTTGTCATTAAGCTTGACTTTGCAAAAGCCTTCGACCCCGTATCTTGGGACATGTTGACAGTGCTCTGGGCCAAGAAATTCCCTGCAGTCTGGCTCTCATGGATGGAAAAACTGATGGTCACTTCTCACTCAGCTGTGCTTGTCAATGGCTGCCCCGGCCAATGGATCAGATGCAAAAGGAGTCTGCGGCAAG AAACATGGGAGGTTGATACAGCAAGCAAGCAAGTAAGTGATAGAGTACTAGTATGGATGTTAAGCAGTATGGAACCAATTATCAGAGAACAAGTTAAAACCTTAACTACGCCTGCAGAGGTGTGGTCGGAATTGGAGAGACAATTTGCAGGAAAATCAAACAAAATGCAAGCTACTCGAATCATGCATGAGTTGACTCATTTAAAGCAAGGCTCAAGGTCTGTAGTAGAATATGCTGGTGAGGTAAAAAAACTGTACAGAGACCTACACTATTATCATCCATTTGAGGCGGTTGACAAAAAGGATTTGGCTATTCATCATACCTGGTTCCAATCTTTTGTGAGCAAGCTATTTCTTGATGGTTTGAATCAAGAATTTGATCTTCGTCGGCAGCTTATATTCTCTAAGTCTGAATGGCCTACTCTTGATGAGATAATTTCAAGCATCATAGAAGAGGAAACTAGACTATCACATCCCAAAGTGGACGATTATAAAGCAGTTGTTGTTAGTGTTGTCCTATCTATGAAGAAGGGCCGCATTTTTGTTCCCCGAGGGGATCAAGAAAAAATAAG CAAGGCGATTTGTGATCATT tcccaaaaaac GGGCATACCATAGAGAAGTGTTTTAAGCTGCATGGTTTTCCACCTAGGTGGAAAAAAGGGGGGAAATCTCAACCAGGGGGAGTTCGAGGTGCTAACTGGAATCGGGCTAATCATATAGCATCTGAAAAGGAGCTTCCAGTGGTAGATGCTCAAGCTCTTGAGAAATACAACTCTAAGCTCAAGCTCTCTGAAGGCTCATCTTCCACTCAAGGTTCCTCTACTAATTCCAGTTACCATGCTACTTCCCAAG GTAAGGATAAGGTGTGTGTAGCTGATGGATCCATGGTTCCTATAACAGGACGTGGATCTATACG GAGCTAG